Genomic DNA from Salinibacter pepae:
GGGCCCACGCCGGGGCCAGCACCAGCCCCGAGAGCGCCGCCGCCCCCGCGGGGATGAGGGGCTGCATGGCGATGCCCTGCTGGGGCACCGGCGTGGCGAAGGAGTAGCAGAGCCCCACGTTGAGGACGAGCGCCGGCCCGAGGGCAAAAAGCGTGGAGGGCGCCTGCAGGGCGATGCGCGCAACCTGGTACCCAGCGAGGGCGGTGGGGACGGCGTTGGCCAGGAGGAACGGGAGCGCCAGCACCAGGCCGAACATCAGAAGCGAAAGGCACCCCGTCGGAGCCGTGCGCATGCGGATCGGGCAGTTTCATTCAACAATTCGACCAACAATTCGACCGGGCCGTGGGCGCTTCCTGGTCAGAGCGGGCGCACCTGCACGCTGTCGACCTCCACCTCCGACACTCGCTCCAGGGCGCCTTCTTCTAAAAGATCCGGGTACTGGGCCATCTGGTCCGCGGTCAGCGTGTCGGCGGTGTAGTTCTCGTAGTCTGCGACGCGGACGCCGGTGCGGCGGCGCATGTTGTACGCCGCCCGGAAGCGGGTGCCCGCCTCCTCGTCGGGGCCCTGCCCGTAGGCGTAGGCCAGGTAGTCCATCGCGTAGGTGTCGGTGCGAAACCAGTACACGAACACGTCCTCCCAGTCCGCCCCGCCGCCCTCTTGGCGGAAGGTCACCCGCACGCGGTGGTACGGCACGCCGCCGATCGTGTCGCGGCCGCTGTAGGACGGCTGCACGGCCGGGTCGTCGAGGGGCGCGGGCAGCAGGGTGAAATACGCCACCGAGTTGACGGTCGTCTCCACCGCACCCTGCCCGGACGACGAGAGCGTGACCGTGTCCCCCTCCACCACGCGGTAGGGCCCGTCGTTCGTGAGGCCCTCTACGACGGGGCGCCCCAGCGAGTCGGTGTGGGCGCGCCGGTAGTGAAACGTCCCGCCGTCCTGCCGGAGGCGGTACGCGTCGCCCCGGAAAGCGAACGTCACCAAGGCCCGGTCGAGCACCGGGGCCCCGTGGGCGGCCCGGGCGCTGTCGATCACGGCCTCGGCGGACGGCGACGGGGCCGGGGCCCCGCAGGCCCCGAGGAGAAGCACGAGGGCCGCGGCGGGCAAAAGAGCAAGATGGCGCATGCGAGACAGAGGGAGTGTGCGGTCGGAGGACAGTGCGCAGCATGTCTAATCGCCCATGGGGAGTGGAGTTGCGTCGGGAGGGTCGGGGGACGTACGGCCGTCTCCGTTCCGTCTCACGACGAACCGCGCACCGGGGCGGTGCGTAGGGAAGACCTTGCCGAGTTGAGTGCGGCCCCGAGACGCCTCCTGCATCACGTTCCTCCCCATGGCCCTACCGAACGCGCTGCCAGTCCGGGTGCTGAGCATCCTGGCCGGGGTGTGCATAAGCGGAATGGTTCTGGGCGCCTGCTCGGGTCCGGGGTCCACCGGCCGGTCGTCTGAGGGGGAGCCGGGCACCCGCATCTACCACGTGCAGCTTCGGCTTACGGAGGACAAGGGCCGGGCGACCGAGGCCCTCGGGCGGGCCGAACGGTGGTGGCGCGAGCGCCCCCCGGCGGACCGGCCCCCGCTCGTTCAGGGGACATCGTCCTCCGGGAGGCCCGTCACCATCACGTGGAAGGCGCCCCTCTACCGCGTGCGGCTCGGCCCGTTCGCCACCGAGACGCAGGCCGAGGCCGTGCTCGACGCCGCCCGCCCGGCGTTTCCGGACGCCTTCGTCGCCCCCGACCGGTCCGAGGCCGCCCCCCGGGAGCGCTGACAGGCCGCTCACACGCGCTCTTCCCGCTATCTTCCACCGCCGACCATGAACATCGCCCTCGTGCAGCACGCCCACTCATCGTCGCCCGCGGCCGCCGTCGATCGCGGCGCACGGGCGGTGCGGGCGGCCGCCGACGCCGGGGCCGACCTCGTCGTCTTCCCCGAGCTCTCGTTCACGCCCTTCTACCCGCGGGTGCCGGTGGCGGACCGGGACCGAAGCGCCCTCGACCTGGCCGAGCCGGTGCCGGGCCCCACGACGGAGGCCCTCGCCGAGGCCGCCGCCGAGCAAGGCGTGGTCGTGGTCTTCAACCTGATGGAGCGGGCCGGGGACCGCACGTTCGACACCTCGCCCGTACTCGACGCCGACGGCACGCTGCTCGGGCGGACGCGCATGATGCACATCACCGCGTACGAGCACTTCCACGAGCAGGGCTACTACGCCCCGGGCGACACCGGCGCGCCGGTCTACGACACGGCCGCCGGACGGATCGGCGTGGCCGTCTGCTACGATCGCCACTACCCCGAGTACCTGCGGGCGCTGGCCCTGCAGGAGGCCGACCTCGTGGTGGTGCCGCAGGCGGGCACCGTCGGGGAGTGGCCCGACGGGATGTACGAGGCCGAGCTTCGGACGGCTGCGCTCCAGCACGGGTTTTTTACGGCCCTCGCCAACCGAACGGGACCCGAGGGCGACATGCCGTTTGCGGGCCGCTCCTTTGTTACGGATCCTTTCGGTGAGGTGGTGGCGCAGGCGCCGGGGGCCGAAGAGACCATCCTGCACGCGTCACTCGATCTTTCCCGGACCGCCGACGCCCCCGCCCGCCGGCTGTTTCTGCGCCACCGCCGCCCGGACCAGTACGAACGGGGCGCCGTGGCCCTCGCGTCGGACCGGACGGACTGAATGCGTCGGCCGCGCCCGCACCGCCCTCCTGCTAAGCGAAGTACACGCCCAGGTACCGATTCCAGAGCATGAGGACGAGCATGACGACCCAGAGCAGGTGCCCCACCCCGGTCCCGATGGCCACCTTCTTCCGCGCCGCATCGGCCGCGTCGGCCCCGAGCGACGCGCCCCCGCCCCCCGTCACGAAGGCCTGGAGCGTATTCCAGCCCGGCCGGATGACGAAGAGCTGATCGGCCGCAAACAGCACGATCAGGGTGACGGACGTGTGGTAGAGCGGCCCGTAGGCGACGAAGTGCCCGCCCGCCACGAACGCGCCGAGCGAGAACACGAGGGTCAGCACCGCGAAGATGTTCATCTGCCACACGGTGGACGCCCCGTCGTTCGCGAGCGCGATTCCGGCCTTCCCGCCCTGGTCGAGCACCGTGCGGGCCCGCCCGGCAAGGCGGAGGCCCAGCCCGAACCACGCGGCGGCCGTGATAATGTGGAGCGTGACGAGAATGGAGAAGATCATGGAAGCGACGAAGGGTCAGTTTGAGTCGTGCTCGGTGCCCTCTCACGCGCGGTCCAAGGGAGAGTTTTGTCCCCCCTCTTCGTCGTCTCGAACCGGGCCCGAACGAGAAGGCCTAACTCAGGTTAGAACGGA
This window encodes:
- a CDS encoding carbon-nitrogen hydrolase family protein; the encoded protein is MNIALVQHAHSSSPAAAVDRGARAVRAAADAGADLVVFPELSFTPFYPRVPVADRDRSALDLAEPVPGPTTEALAEAAAEQGVVVVFNLMERAGDRTFDTSPVLDADGTLLGRTRMMHITAYEHFHEQGYYAPGDTGAPVYDTAAGRIGVAVCYDRHYPEYLRALALQEADLVVVPQAGTVGEWPDGMYEAELRTAALQHGFFTALANRTGPEGDMPFAGRSFVTDPFGEVVAQAPGAEETILHASLDLSRTADAPARRLFLRHRRPDQYERGAVALASDRTD
- a CDS encoding SPOR domain-containing protein: MALPNALPVRVLSILAGVCISGMVLGACSGPGSTGRSSEGEPGTRIYHVQLRLTEDKGRATEALGRAERWWRERPPADRPPLVQGTSSSGRPVTITWKAPLYRVRLGPFATETQAEAVLDAARPAFPDAFVAPDRSEAAPRER
- a CDS encoding DUF6503 family protein, with the translated sequence MRHLALLPAAALVLLLGACGAPAPSPSAEAVIDSARAAHGAPVLDRALVTFAFRGDAYRLRQDGGTFHYRRAHTDSLGRPVVEGLTNDGPYRVVEGDTVTLSSSGQGAVETTVNSVAYFTLLPAPLDDPAVQPSYSGRDTIGGVPYHRVRVTFRQEGGGADWEDVFVYWFRTDTYAMDYLAYAYGQGPDEEAGTRFRAAYNMRRRTGVRVADYENYTADTLTADQMAQYPDLLEEGALERVSEVEVDSVQVRPL
- a CDS encoding DUF1614 domain-containing protein, which encodes MRTAPTGCLSLLMFGLVLALPFLLANAVPTALAGYQVARIALQAPSTLFALGPALVLNVGLCYSFATPVPQQGIAMQPLIPAGAAALSGLVLAPAWAPPVAFATGVLGPLIGADLLHLGDIADIGTGMASIGGAGTFDGVVLSGLVATLLVPGAL